GGCGCCGACGGGCGAAGAAACCGACGGCTCGCGGGTGGTGAGGCCGTTTGACCCCGGCTCGGCGGGCTCGCTGCTGGGCGAGGGCGGCGCGATCGTGGTGCTGGAATCGCTGGAGACGGCGACGGCGCGCGGGGCGCGGGTGTACGCGGAAGTGGCGGGGTTCGGGGCGGCGCACAGCGGGCCCCCGCTCTTCGCGCCCCTGCCCGCGCCGACGCAGGACGCGTGCAACGAGGGGCTGGCGTTCGCGATCGAGGCGGCGTTGGCCGACGCGGGGATCGGCCCGGGCGAGATCGACGCGATCGTGCCGCAGGGCCTGGGCGCGCCCGCCGTGGACGCCCGCGAACTGGGCGCGCTGCGCGCGGTGTTCGGGGCGCGCCTGGCGGAGATCCCGCTGGTGACGCTGACGCCGGCGATCGGCGACCTGTTCGCGGGGCACGGGGCGGTGCAGGCGGCGGTGGGCGCGATGTGCGTGCGGGAGCAGCGCCTGCCGGCGCGCCTGCACGCGGGAACACCCGCGCCCGACGCGCGGTGCGGGGCCGACGCGGCCCGGGCCGCGGAAGTGCGCCACCTGCTGGTCACCACCGCGTCCATGGGCGGTCAGAACGCGGCGTTGGTGCTGCGGCGGGCCCGGTAAACCTTCTGGGAATCATGGGCCCGGGCGGTGCGGGCGGCTTACGATGGCGGGCGGCTGCGGACGGGCGTCGCGAACGCCATTTCCGGCGGACGGCACAGGGAGCGGAGCAAACATGTCGAACGACAATCAGCGCGATGATTACCGGCCGTACGGGGGCAGACCGCCCCGGGGCGGGCCGGGCGGGCCGGGCGGGCACGGCGGCGGGTATGGCGGGGGCCCGCGCGAGCGGCGCGGCGTGCCGCTGTCGGAACTGGACCCAACGACGACCGAGGCGTCGCGGAAGGTTATCGGAGCGGCGATCGAGGTGCATCGGGCGCTGGGGCCGGGGTTCCCGCGCGAGGTGTACGCGAACGCGCTGAAGGTGGAGCTCGACGCCTTGGGCGTGAAGCACGAGACGGGGCGGAAGATCCCCGTGCGCTACAAGGACAAGCCGATCGGAGAGATCACGACGGACCTGTACGTCGAGAACCGGTTCATCGTGACGGTGATGGGCGTGGCGGGGATGGTCGGCACGCCGGAGCGGCTGGCGCTGCGGGCGCAGCTCAAGGCGGCGGACTTCGAACTCGGGCTGATCATCAACTTCGGCGACCGGCGCCTGAAGGACGGGCTGGTGCGGGTGGTGAACATCGACAAGATCCGGGCCGAAAAGGGCCTGGGCGAGGGCGATGATTTCGACGACGCGGGCTCGACGCACGACTTTGAGAACTAGCCCTCCAACGCTTCCGCCATGAACGTGCGCACGCGACGGGTCGTCATCACGGGGATGGGATGGGTCACGCCTCTCGGGCACGAGGTCGAGGGGGTGTGGCGCCGGCTGCTGGCGGGCGAGGCGGCGTTCGGGCCGGTGACGCGGTTCGACGCCTCGACCTTCGCGACGAACTTCGCCGCGGAGGTGAAGGGGTTCTCGCTGGACGCCCACCTGGCGGACGCGTCCGCGCACGCGGGCTCGGGGCGTTCGACGATGTTCGCGCTGGCGGCGGCGGCGCAGGCGTGGCGCCAGAGCGGGCTGCGCGACGTGTCGCCCCGGCGGGTGGGCATGTACCTTGGCGCGGGCGAGGGGTCGCTGGACTTCGGGAACTTCGTCGCGACGAACCTGGCGGCGTACGACCCGGCGACGCGGGCGCTGTCGGACGCGGGCTGGGCCCGGGCCGCCCTGCGCCTGATGCGCGCGCGGACCGAGCTGGAGCAGGAGCCCAACGCGACGCTGGCGCACCTAGCGATGGAGTTCCCGATCCGCGGGCCGAGCTTCAACTGCATGACGGCGTGCGCGGCGAGCACGCAGGCGGTGGGCGAGGCGTTCGAGATCATCCGTCGTGGCGACGCGGACGTGATGCTGGGCGGGGGCACGCACAGCATGATCCACCCGCTGGGGATGACGGGGTTCATCCGGCTGACGGCGATGTCGACGCGTCGGGACGACCCGATGCACGCGTCGCGCCCGTTCTCGGCGGATCGCGACGGGTTCGTGATGGGCGAAGGGTGCGGGATGCTGGTGCTGGAGGAGCTGTCGCACGCGCGGGCGCGGGGCGCGACGCCGCTGGCGGAGATCGCGGGGTACGGGTCGTCGGCGGACGCGTTCCGCATCACGGACATCCAGCCGGACGGGAAGGGGGCGGTGTCGGCGATGGTGCAGGCATGCCGCCAGGCGGGGATCAACCCGCGCGAGCCGGGCGAGGACGGGCGGCCGCAGGTGCACTATGTCTCGGCGCACGGGACGGGGACGCAGGAGAACGATCGGATCGAGACGATCGCGGTGAAGTCGCTCTTCGGCCCGCTCGCCGGAGCGGTGCCGTTCAGCAGCGTGAAGAGCCAGTTCGGGCACCTGATCCAGGCGGCGGGCGCGGTGGAGTTGATCACGTGCGTGCAGGCGATCCGCACGGGGTGGATCCCCGGGACGATGAACCTGCACGCGCCCGACCCCGAGTGCGACCTGGACTACGTGGCGAACGCCGCGCGCGACCTGGGCCCGGCGGGCGGGGTCGACGTGTGCCTCTCGAACAGCTTCGGCTTCGGCGGGCAGAACAACACGCTGTGCGTGCGCCGGTTCCGCGACTAGACGCGCACGCCCAGCAGCCCGGCGAGCAGGGCGCCCAGCACGATGAGCGAGACCACGACGTAGAGCCGATCGCGCCGCAGCGCGAACGACACGAGCGCGGTGATGACGCGCGCGACGGGCGTCAGCACCAGCAGCACGACGCCCAGTTGCATGATCGCGCGGGGGTCGAGGCGCGAGAGGCCCGCGAAGAGATCGCGCAGCGTCGAGGGCGACGCGGGCGTGAAGGCCGCGTAGGAGGGCCGGGCGGCGTCGGGGCGCGTGAGGTGCAGCAGCGCGCCGATGAGCAGGATCGACGCGGCCAGGAGCGTGGCGACGGTGAGGATGTTCGCGAGGCGGGCTTCCAGCCGGCGCTGCGGCGCGGGGTTCGGCGGGGGCGCGGGGTCGGGCGGGAGCGACGTGGAGCGCGGCGGACGGGTCATGCGAAGCCCCCCGTGAGGGCGCGGCGGAGCATCTCGACGCCCGCGAGCGTCACGATGCCCGCGAAGATGAACCGCAGCGTGCGGACGTGGATCCGGGGAAGCACGCGTGCGCCGGCGAGCGCACCGGCGAGCGCGCCCAGCGCGACGGGAGCGCACAGGGCGGGCTCGATCTGGCCCCGCTGAAAGTAGATGCCCGCGGACGCCGCGGCGGTGACGCCGATCATGAAGTTGCTCGTGGTGGTCGACACCTTGTACGGCAGGCGCATCGCGCGGTCCATGGCGAGGACCTTGAGCACGCCCCCGCCGATGCCCACGACGGCGGAGAGCATGCCGGCGAGGATCATGATGCCGAAGCCGAGAGGCACGCGGCACGCGCGGTAGGCGATCGGCCCCGCGGGCCCGGGGTACGTGGACTCCAAGCCCAGGCGGCGGGAGAGGGGGTCGGGCGGCAGGCTGAGATCGACCGGGGGCGGGGGCGTGCGGATCGCGCCCCACGCGGAGTACATGGCGACGAGGGCGAAGATGATCGCGACGCCCGCGCGCGGGAGCACGCCGGCGATGGCGGCGCCGGCGATCGCCCCCAGCACCGTCGCGACCTGCAGGAGCATCGCGACGCGGAGGTTGGTGAAGCCCTCGCGCATGAACGCGGCGGCGGCGCCGGAACTGGTGGCGATGACCACGATGAGCGAGGCGCCCACGGCGTACTTGAGATCGACCCCGAAGACGAGCACCAGCAGGGGCACGAGGACCACGCCCCCGCCCAGGCCTGTGAGCGAGCCGAGAAGCCCCGCGCCGGCGGCGCTCAGGAGCAGAACGAAGGTGAAGAGCGCGGGATCGATGGCGCGGACAGGCTAGCAGCGTCCCCGCGCGGGCGTCACACCGGGCACGGTTCGCCGGCGATGACGCGCGCGAGGGTCTCGAGGTCGAAGGCGTCGACGTTGCCGTCGCGGTTGAAGTCCGGGTCCAGGCCGATGGGGTTGTCGGCGCCGCCGACGACCTGTTCGAGGTAGAGCAGGTCGAACTGGTCGGAGACGCCGTCGCCGTTGTAATCGGTCATGCAGTCGGGCGGGACGACCAGCATGATGGGCGAGAGTTGGGTCTCGAAGCAGGTCTGGCGGGCGTAGGAGAGGTAGCTGCCGGCGGCGTTGGGGCCGAGGCCCGTGATGGTGAGGGTGCGGGTGGCGGCGCCGCTGATGACGCCGACGCCCGCGAGCGGGCCGTCGACGAGCTGCACGCCGTCCTTCAGCCAACGGACGCTGGTGGCGACGCCCTCGAACTGCCAGTCGAGGGTGACGGACTCGCCCTGCCCGCGGAAGACGATGGGTTCGGGCGCGCTGGTGGTGCGGATGCGGGCCGAGGTGTCGAGGTGCGCGATGAACGACTGGGGCTGGGCGTAGTTCTGATCGGTGTACAGGAACGCGCCGCCGACGAGCACGCCCGCGTCGGTGGCCAGGAGCGATGGTGGGCGGGCGCTGATGGATTGCAGGCCCCAGGAGACGCGCGGGTTGATCGGCATGAGCCCGTGGGCGGCCCAGGCGCGCCCGTCCCAGGAGTAGACCTGCTGGAACATGCCGTTGTTGAGGTCGGCGGCGATGTACATGAAATCGTCGTTGGCGGCGAGGGCGGGCCCGACCGTGCCGGTCACGTTGGTGGGCATGTTCGCGACGAGCTCCCAGCCCCCGGCGCTCCAGGCGTACACCAAGCTCCCGCCCGCGGCGTACAGCGTGTCGCGGAAGACACCTAGGACGCTCGCCCGCGTGACGGCCTGGGGAAGGGGCATCGCCTGGAACGCCGCCCCGTCCCACTTGTAGACGCGCGGGATCTGGAACTGGTCGACGCCGCTGGTGAAGGCCTCGCCGTTCACCAGGACGATGCGTCCGCTCCACGTCGGGATGGGGAGGCTGCGCCACGACGTGCCGTTCCACGCGAAGAGCCCGTTGAAGAAGCCGGTGGAGAGCGTCTCGGCGGTGGCGGCCCAGAGCTCGCCGTTCACTACGCCGAGCCAAACGGGGGGCGATTCGAGCCCCTCGCCCAGCGCGTTCCAGCCCTGGCCGTCCCAGTACGCGACCTTGTTGGCGTCGACGGCGCCGGCGAGATCAAACTGCCCGCCGACGGCGAAGCCGTTCTGGAAGCGGCAGACGGCCCAGGCCTGAGCGTTGAGGCCCGGCGCGAAGGGGGTCCAGAAGCCGTCTTCTGATCGGAGGCCGATGTAGCCAGCGGGCTGACTGCCCGCGCTGGGGAAGCGGCCGACGCCGAGCACGGAGCCGTTGTCCCAGGCGATCATGGAGGTGACGCGGGCGTTGACGCCGCGGGAGAGGGGGACGACATCGGTGCCGTCGAACTGGGCGATGGCCCGAACGTAGCGGAAGTTCTGCTGGTTGTTGAGGTCGGCGGGGCCGAAGTTGCCGCCCAGGATGAGCTGGCCGTTGTACTCGCCCAGGGCGCGGATCGTGAGGATGGCGGGCCCGTACCAGCGTGCGGGGCCGACGGGGAACCACTCGTTGCCGCTGCGGCGGAGGATGGCGGCGTTGGCATTGGAACTGCCCGTGAAGAGGTACAGGAAGCCCTGGTAGCGGGCGATGGAGCGTGCGGAGGCGGGCAGCGTGGTCTGGAGCGGCGTCCAGGTGGCGCCGTCGAACTTCATGACGCCGGGCTGCTCGTTGGTCTGGAAGAGTCGGAAGTCGCCGGCGACGTAGAGGTCTTCGCCCTCGGCGAGGAGCGCGGTGATGCTGCCGTTGCACTGGAACGGGCAGGAGACGGGGGGCGGGAGCGGGTTGAAACCGATGCCGTTGAACGTCGCAACGCGGTAGGGGAACGACCCGGCGACGACGAGCGAGCCGTTGTAGATGGTCATGGCCTCGACGCGCGAGTTGCTCGCGCCGGGGCCGACGGTGGAGAACGAGGTGGTGAGCCAGGCGGAGCCGGAGAGCCGCGCGAAGTCGGCGCCCTGCTGCCCGCTGACGGTGAAGTCGCCGCCGGCGTACAGGGTGCCGTCGTGCGAGGCGAGGGACGTGATCGCGGACCCGCCGAACAGAGCCCCGACGGTCGACCACGACGTGCCGTCGTAACGGGCGACCTGGAGGACGTGCTGCGAGTCGTTGTTCACCGTAAAGCGTCCGCCGGCGTAGAGGTCGCCGTTGTGGACGGCGAGGGCGAAGACGCCGTCGGTGGTGCCGATGCCGGTGCCCAGGCCGGCGCCCAGGGCGCGCCAGGTGCGTCCGTCCCAGGCGGCGACGCCGCGGGCGGGCACGCCGTCCATCGAGCCGAAGGACCCGGCGACGACGAGGAGTTCGGGCTGCGGGCCCGGGCCGTCGGGGTCCCAGCGGACCGAGGCGTCCGTGCGCGGGGCGACGGTCGACATCGGCGCCACTTCGCCCGCGCCGATGAAACCCGAGTCGTTGACGAAGCCGGTGGGGCAGGGCGTCTGGGCGTGTGCGAGCCCCGCGAAAAGAACGGTCAACCCGAGAAACAGCGTGCGCATCGGTATCACCCCTTGGTCCCTCTGGCGTGGTTGTACCACGGGGTGCAAGGGGGGTTGCAGAATCTGGGGACGCGGGCGGCGCGTCGCCGGCGGGCGAGGGCGGGGCCTTACTTCAGCAGGGCGCGAACGCGGGAAGCGGTGTCGGAGGAGATAAGGGGCCGGGCGGTGCCGCCCGGGACGTCGCAGATGTACTGCGCGGGCTCGTCGTCGTAGTTCACGACGCCGTCGTCGTCGGTGTCGCGGCGGAGCTCGATCAGGAGCTTGCGCGCCGGGGCGTAGAACTGCACGTTGGTCATGACGGTGCCGTCGGGCGTGATGACGCGGGGGTTCTCGCCCGTGGGGCCGGTGAGGATGAGCGACTGGAGGTCGCCGGCGTCGAGCACGCCGTTGCGGTTCGTGTCGCGCGTGGTGACGACGAAGAGCAGGGCGAGCGCGGGCGGCTGCGGCGTAGCGTCGCGGTGCCCGGCGGTCGGGCGTTCCACCAGCATCGAGAACCCGGAGATCACGGCGCGCGAGTCGAGCAGGGCGTGCTCGGCGTCGGTCGTGAGGTTACGGAAGACGACGTTGTGCCAGCGGACGCGGTTCACGCCGTGCTGATCGAGGTCGACCCGTGTGTACTACCGGCTCGAGGCGCGCGTGGCGGAGGGATCGCTGAACTGGTCGTCCGCGTCGAACCAGCCGTGCTCGCTCGTGATCGAGAAGGGCACCATGACCACGGGGTGCCCGGGGATCTCGGCGGGCATGTAGAAGGTGGAACGCCCTTCGACCGGGGCACGCGTGGTCGTCATCGACAGCGTCTGCGTGTCGCGGGTGCGCGGCGTGGCCGAGCAGGCCCCGAGCGCGACGACGGCGAGCACCGCGGCGGTGATGATGCCCACGGCGCGAACACGCCGCAATCCCGATGCTTCAATGCCGGTGCGCATGCTGCGTCCTCCTTTTTCGATGCGTCGGGGGTTGTCCCGACGGGGCGCGCAGCGCGCGCTGCGATCCGACGGTTCTGGCGGCCCCCGAGAGTCTACCGGTGGGCGGCGCGCGCGGATGCGGCCCGCCCCTACCATCCGCTCCTTCAGAGGAGTCCGCATGTCCGAGCAACCCAACGCCGCCCAGCCCGCGCCCGAACAACTCGCCCCCGGTCAGGCCACCCCCGGGCGGCCGAAATCCGACCCGGCGAGCGGCGCCGCCCCCGCCACGGGCGCCAAGAGCATGGACGCCATCATGGCGCTGTGCAAACGCCGCGGCTTCATCTTCCAGGCCAGCGACATCTACGGCGGGATCAACGGGTTCTGGGATTACGGCCCGCTGGGCGCGCAGATGAAGAAGAACCTGCGCGACGCGTGGTGGCAGGACATGATCATGAACCCGTGCTGGGGCAAGAAGGGCCCCGACGGCGAACGCGTGCGCTGCGTGCCGGTGGAGACGCGGATCATCCAGCACCCCAAGGTGTGGGAGGCGAGCGGGCACGTGGGCGGGTTCAATGACCCGATGGTGGATGATAAAGAGACGAAGCAGCGGTTTCGGGCGGATCATCTGATCGGCGTGTACGCGCGCGAGCAGTCGCACGCGTCGATATCCATCCAGACGTATTACGACATTGTTGATGCAGCGCTGGCGGACCAACTCTTGCCCGCGCGGACGTTTGTCGGCAACGTGGGCGAGGTGTACGACCAGTTGTCGAGCGACGCGAAGAACAAGCTGCTCAAGCCATTGCGGTTCATCGGCGGGATGGGCGCCGATCGCGAGAAGATCGCGGCGTGGGGGATGGCTCTCATCGACGACCAGCATAAGAAGGAACTGGCCGCGGTCGTCGTCGCGGTGCCGATGGCGGCGCTGAAGGCTCGATCCGCGTCCATGCCCTCGCCGTTCACGGGAAAAGCCGGCCACCTGACCGAACCCCGTCAGTTCAATCTCATGTTCTCGACGTATGTCGGCGCGACGGCGAGCGAGGACGACAAGGCCTACCTCCGCCCCGAGACCGCACAAGGCATCTTCGTGCAGTTCAAGAACGTGATCGACTCGTCGCGCGTGAAGATCCCGTTCGGCATCGGCAACACGGGGACGAGTTTCCGCAACGAGGTCACTCCCCGCAACTTCACGTTCCGCTCGCGCGAGTTTGAGCAGGCGGAGCTCGAGTTCTTCTGCCATCCCGACGAGAGCCAGGCGTGGTACGCGTTCTGGCGTGATTTCCGCATGGAGTGGTGGAAGTCGATCGGGCTCGGGGGCGACAACCTGATCCTGCGCGAGCACGCGAAGGACGAACTCTCGCACTATTCGTGCGGGACGAGCGACGTGGAGTATCGCTTCCCGTTCACCGCGCCGGGGTTCGGCGAGCTCGAGGGGATCGCGCACCGGGGCAACTACGACCTCACGCAGCACGCCAAGCACTCGGGCGCGAAGCTCGAGTACTTCGACCAGGAGCGGGGCGAGCTGCTGCCCAACGGGTCACGCCGGGGCGAGCGGTATCTGCCGCACTGCATCGAGCCCGCGGCGGGGCTGGACCGGGGCGTGCTCGCGCTGCTGTGCGAGGCGTACAGCGTGGACCCGAGCCGCCCCAGCCCGGAACTGCTGAAACTGCACCCGCGGATCGCGCCGATCAAGGCGGCGGTCTTCCCGCTGGTGAACAAGGACGGGATGCCGGAGGTGGCGGAGCGGCTGTACGACGAGTTGTTCGCGAAGTTCGGCCGCGACGGGTTCATCGAGACCGACGCCAAGCAGAGCATCGGCAAGCGCTACGCCCGCATGGACGAGGCGGGCTGCCCGTTCTGCCTCACGATCGACGGCGAAACGCTGACGAACCAGACGGTGACGCTGCGCGATCGTGACACGGGGAGCCAGCAGCGCATCGCGCTCGACCAGGTCGGTGCGTTCCTGAGCGAGAAGCTGCACTTGACGCACCCTTTCTCACGCCCTTAGGGAGCGCCGCGGACATACGTCATCATTTGCTTGAAATCCGTTTCAATTCACACAAGGACCACCCAAACGCCGGGATGTCGAAAAGAAGTGTAAACCTCTCGAACAGCGTGAGCGAGAATCGAAGGCAGTTCCTTGCGCTCAGCGAGTACTGAAACAATACAGGACGAGATCGTTCGCGAGGTACAATCGGCCTTTCCACCCATCGGCATATCCACCTTCTCGGGATTGCTGGCACATCTCGACTTGGGGCACTCGTCGATTCGCGCCAGTGAACGTCCCAAAGAACAGATCGGAGAGCAGCGAGCGACGGACACTCTCGCAGCTGCTCACCGAAACATAGCCAGAGCATGCCAAGAGATATTTTGGCAAAAGGACGTTCCAGATTTAGTTCCGAAGGGGACGGCGCTTTAAACTCTACAAGGCAGATTCTTGCAGGCCACAGCACCTCAACGCCGGCGGGGAGTGTGGTTGAATCCGCCGGGGGTAGAATCCATCTCGACCCGCCCTGAGACCCCGACTTTGGATGCAGATTGAATCGAAAATCATATACGGATTCTGAGACCATATCTAGGTATCCCTCTACTCGCGTACCGCTATCTGCATGCGCGGGTTCCGCATCTACGACTGCAGCCGCTGGTATTTTATCGCGAGCACGCGGCGGGACACTTCCGTGTTTTGCTGCTTCAAAGCAGATGATAGGGTGCTTTCGGAGAAGAGAGTCAACTTCATGTCCGCATCGATCATTACATGTCTTGCATATTTGTATCTGGGGACAGTATTTAATAATGCATCGTGGCACTATATGTTCGCGGGACAATTGGCCTAGAACTATTTTACCACAGTATGGACAGTACTTTCCAGAAGTCTGCATGCTGCCTCCAGTTCATGAACGCACTCGGACATTTGATCAACGATAGCATCTTGATGACAACCCCGTTACACGACGTTTTTCGCAAGTAGTCTTGACCATCAACGGATCTGACATGATAATTGAGAATGACCAGCCGGCGCGCGTCGTACAACCTGTGGGGTTCGGTCGGCGAAGACTTCGACCGGGCGTCGCTGGACCAGCTGCTGCGCGCGTGCGGCCTGCCGGTGGCGGCCGCGGGGGCGTTGATGCCGGATGCGCATGTAGGGTATGGGCTGCCGATCGGGGGCGTGCTGGCGACGCGCGGCGTGGTGATCCCGTACGCGGTGGGCGTGGACATCGCGTGCCGCATGAAGCTGACGGTGCTCGACCTGCCGGTGGCGCACTTCGAGAAGGAGCGTCGGCGCGAGCAGTTGGCGGGGGCGATCGAGGAGCGGACGCGGTTCGGGGTGGGATCAGAGTTCGAGATCCCGCACGAGCACCCGGTGCTGGATCTCGATTGGGGCGTGTCGCACATCACCAAGGGCATGAAGGACCGGGCGCGCAAGCAGCTCGGCACGAGCGGGTCGGGGAATCACTTCGTGGAGTTCGGGCGGCTCACGGTGTTCGAGGGCGGGCCGCGGGGCGTGGCGCAGACGTGGCTGGGCGGCTCGCACGCGCGGTGGGACCTTGCGCCGGGCGAGTACGTGGCGCTGCTGAGCCACTCGGGCTCGCGCGGCACGGGCGCGCAGGTGTGCAACCACTATTCGGCGCTGGCGCGGAACCTGCACCCGGAGCTCGAGGGCGAGGTGGGGCGCCTGGCATGGCTGGACCTGGCGAGCCAGGCCGGGCAGGAGTACTGGGCGGCGATGAGCCTGATGGGCGAGTACGCGGCGGCGAACCACGCGTGCATTCATCGCGGGATCGTGGCGCACCTGGGCGTGGACGTGCTGGCGGAGGTGGAGAACCACCACAACTTCGCGTGGAAGGAGACGCACCGCATCGTGGGGGCCGACGGGGTGGCGCGCGAGGAAGACGTGATCGTGCATCGCAAGGGCGCGACGCCGGCGGGCGCGGGCGTCATGGGCGTGATCCCCGGGTCGATGGCGGCGCCGGGGTTCGTTGTGGTGGGCAAGGGGAGCGAGGCGTCGCTGCACTCGGCGAGCCACGGCGCGGGGCGGCGGCTGTCGCGCACGAAGGCGCGCGAGCGGTACCGGTTCTCGGCGGTCCGGGGCGAGTTGGCGAAGCGCGGCGTGACGCTGCTCTCGGCCGGGGGCGACGAGGCGCCGGGCGCGTACAAGGACATCGAGCGGGTGATGTCGATGCAGCGCGACCTGGTGGAGGCTGTCGCGCGGTTCGACCCGGTGATCGTGAAGATGGCGCCGGACGGGGAGAAGCCCGAGGATTAGTGGCGGCGGGCGCGGGGCGTGCTACATTCGATGAGTGCCCGATGACGCCGCGTGTTGCCTGACACCGCCGGACGCGGAGGCATTGCGCCGCGTGGGGGAGGCGGTACGCACGGCGCTGGTGGATGGGGCGCGGGCGCCCGGGGTGGCGGGGCTGCTGGCGCGCGGGGGGGAGTTGGACGCGGAGGCGGCGTCGGAGTCGGAGCGGTCGCTGCTGATCCGGACGGGGCTGGCACGCCGGAAAGGCGGCGTGCTCCGCGCGCTCGCGCGTGCGGACGCGTGGGACGGGCTGTTGTACCTGCACGACGCCGCGCAGGGCGAGGAGGGGCGCGACACGGTGTACGGCGTGGGGCCGAACACCAAGGCGCTGCTGCGGATGACGCCCCGGGTGCCGGGCGAGCGGGCGCTGGACGTCGGGTGCGGGCAGGGGATGTGCGCGTTCACGTCGGCGCGCCACTGCGCGGTGAGCGTGGGGAGCGACATCAACCGGCGGGCGGTGCACCTGGCGCGGGTGGGCGGGGCGCTGAACGGGCTGACGGGGGCGGAGTTCCGGGCGGGTGCGCTGCTGCAGCCGGTGGCGGGCGAGACGTTCGACCTGGTGACGTGCAACGCGCCGTTCGTGTTCAGCGGGACGCGTTCGGTGCACGAGGGCGGTGCCGCGGGAAGCGGCGATGACTTCACGCGGGCGCTGCTCGAGGGGCTCCCGTCGGCGCTGCGCGAGGGCGGGTTCGCGGCGGTGCTGTGCAACTGGGAGCACGAGAGGGCGGACGACTGGTCCGGCGAGATGCGCGCGCTGCTGGAAGGCGGGGCGTGCGACGCGTGGGTGGTACGCCTGCGGACGAGCACGACGGCGGGCGTGCAGGAGCGGTGGTTCGCCGATGCGCGCGACCCGGACGTGCGCGATGAATCGGCGGACGTCGAGAGCCTCCGGCGCTGGCGCGAACACCTGCACGCGCGCGAGCGCCACCTCACCATGGGCTTCGTGTTCCTGCGTCGGCGGAGCGGGCGGACGTGGTTCCGCGCCGACACGCAGCGCCTGACGCCCGGCGACGAGCCGGCGGGCGCGCAGGTGGAGGCGGTGTTCAGGGCCGAGACGTTCGTGCGATCGCTCGCGGACGAGAGCGTGCTGGACCACGTGTACGAGCCCGCGTGCGACCGGCGCGAGCGCGAGGAAGAGCGCGGGATGGTGATCACCGAGCACGCGCGCGGGCTGCGGTTCAGCATGGCGATGGAAGCGCCCGTCCGCCGCGTGCTGGGGGCGTTCGACGGGGAGCGGACCGCGCGACGGGTGCTGCACGACGTGTTCGGCGACGACGGCGGCCCGCACGCGCCCAGAATTGTGACGGAGCTGCTCC
The sequence above is drawn from the Planctomycetota bacterium genome and encodes:
- a CDS encoding methyltransferase, giving the protein MGEAVRTALVDGARAPGVAGLLARGGELDAEAASESERSLLIRTGLARRKGGVLRALARADAWDGLLYLHDAAQGEEGRDTVYGVGPNTKALLRMTPRVPGERALDVGCGQGMCAFTSARHCAVSVGSDINRRAVHLARVGGALNGLTGAEFRAGALLQPVAGETFDLVTCNAPFVFSGTRSVHEGGAAGSGDDFTRALLEGLPSALREGGFAAVLCNWEHERADDWSGEMRALLEGGACDAWVVRLRTSTTAGVQERWFADARDPDVRDESADVESLRRWREHLHARERHLTMGFVFLRRRSGRTWFRADTQRLTPGDEPAGAQVEAVFRAETFVRSLADESVLDHVYEPACDRREREEERGMVITEHARGLRFSMAMEAPVRRVLGAFDGERTARRVLHDVFGDDGGPHAPRIVTELLRRGYIAASGRTGDGQASRAG